From Erigeron canadensis isolate Cc75 chromosome 5, C_canadensis_v1, whole genome shotgun sequence:
ATGGATATTGAATTGGTCCTTGAATTTTTGACAAGGAAAATAAAGCGGATTATGTATGATTCGGTCAAATTATCGTCAAAATCACTTCCTGGAAGTTCTTTTGATGGTTAGCTAGATAATGACGACTCCTTGTACATTGATGATGTTCCTGACAATTCAGGCTACTGGcatttttttctttgatattCCAATTTCTAAGAAGCACCAAACCAACCTATGACTTGTGAAAAAGACATTTGACAAATCTTGACCCAACAGGTGCATTTCAGTTTTTGTCACAATCCTTTGTAATTGGCTTTGTAGGATTCATGGTGTTTGCAAAATTCATGTTTTAACTGCTTGTTCCTCGTCTTCTCATGAATTTTGGTTTTGAGATGCAATTAAGTTATCTATGTGATCTTGTATTATGTCAAATGCTCAATTGTCAGATTATTGTGTTAGATCATCATTATTGGTATGTTGTACCTGTGTTCAACTTTCTTTTGTCGATCAAATATTATGCCATATACTCCAAAATCTTTGTGTTGATATTATAGATTTCAACAGAGAACTCTACATTGTTATACAAGGTCAAATAGTTTGAATTGTCAAACCAGCACATTAGCAAATCATATCGAAAAAATTACATACAAAGACTTTGACAACCAGTCAATTTCACAATTACTACTTGGTAGTAACTTTTTATTGTTAAAATCTAGCTCAAACATTTGTCTATCTAACCCTCTAAAAATTATATTCTGAGGACAAAAATTGCGACCGAACCCTGCCAACAAAAATTCCCTAATGTATTCACTTAGCTATACAAACACATCCATAAATTTACATGGTTCCCTATGATGGCAAATACTGTTCAAGACATTGTTTTAAGTTTTGAAGAGTAACGGGTTTCGTTACGAAAGAGTCCATGCCATTGGCGAAACATTCTTCTGCGCTTTCTGACATTGCATTTGCAGTCATCTGGAAAAACCATCAAGTTTTTGAGGCAAGTTAAAGATGGTGAAAATGCCATTGGAATTATTTAATTTCCTTGTAATCACATTATGTACTTACAGCAATGATGGGAATTCTCTTTCTGGGTTCCATCAATATTTGATTGCCAGAAGGAAGATCCTGCAGTTCAACTGCAGCTAACCGTGCTTCATCCCAGCTGCCAGTTCTCTCATATGAACGGATCAATCTTGTGGCTTGAAGACCATCCATTACGGGCATGCATACATCCTGCAACCAACATAAAACCACAAGATTTCACTCAGTGTTTGAAAACTTAATCCAAACTAATTCATACTGATTTCCgaagtaattaatttaaaaaatgactCATAAGAACATGAAGAAATACCATAAGAATGAGAGCATATTCACAACGTTGAACAGCACGCACAGCTTCAACCCCGTTGTTCACAATATCCATATCTTGATTCAGCTGTTTCATCATCCGCTTTGCTACCATCACGTTCACAACATGATCTTCTACTAGAAGGATTTTGGGTCTTGCTGATGTTTTGGATACTTCTTCCAAGTTACTAGAATTGCACCCCAAGGATTTACCAGAATTCTCCCTAGTCAAATCCATGCTCGAGGGTCGGTTTTTTTGGACGCAAGGATCATGGAATGACCGATCTTGTATATCATGGTCAGTGTTACTTTCAGCTACAATACTGGATACATCCAGCTTTTCGTTACCAATTACATTTCCTGTTAACTTGTGCGTTTGGCTTGAACCATTAGAGGAGAAAAGAGTTCCTAAAGTCCGTGGACTAAACTGGAAAAAACCACAAGTAACATCATCTTCGATGGATCCATTATCATCCACATCTTGGAACTCATCGTTTTCATCCGAACTTTCACAAGCATTGGGAACTTTGTAGGGTAGAATAAATGTGAACGTAGATCCACAATTTTCTTTGCTAGAAACCGTGAGACGTCCACCCATAAGCTCAACCTGGTATATTGACAAGAAAACATGCCTTTCGATCAGTTAAGTAAAGATAAAAGTCAACTGAAGCCGATGTTTAAGAAACATTACCAGTTGTTTGCATATGGCTAAACCTAATCCAGTCCCACCATATTTTCGAGCTGTATCTGCACCAGCTTGCATATATTTCTTGAATAATGATGGTAACGCAGTTTCTGATCAAATCATAGTGAAAACATGTGAgcaaaaaagaagataaattgCTCATAGATATGAGTACTAATTCCATATAAACTGAATTTAATGACCGATGCTATACTATATACCTctaaattagaaattttaacAGAAAGTACATTTGTTTTGCAAGCAAATTGCTCATTAGAAGATTAGGAACAAAGAATGCACCTGGGATTCCAATTCCGGTATCCTGAACATCACAGCGTATCCACACCACAGTTTCATGTGATTTTGGTCCGTTCCCCATGTGTTCATCTAACAATACATTGCTTCCTGTAGGAAGCAGCTGCTCGTATGTATCTGTCTTTAGCTTTTGCTGATCTTCGGGAGATGGGTCTGCTATTACATAAAGATTTATCTTAACCTTCCCTTGGTGGGTAAATTTGACAGCATTGCTGCAGGAAATGATGTgaaatttgataaaagaatCGAAACATTATACCAAGATTTGACATTGATTCAACCAGGTTTGTGCATTGCATTGTATtaaattattagattatatagaaatatacttaaatatatttatgtaaaaccATGCATATTAAATGGAACTCTGAGAGTGGTAGATGTACCTGATTAGGTTGGTGAGGATTTGTCGAATTCGTAGAACATCTCCAATGACCTGGAATAAGTCAAGATGATATAGCTTACATACCTCTAATGATGTATTTTATTATTGGTGGATCTAAGATTTATAACTAGGATATGCACTATCATACTATGATAacagttattaacttattataatctTTACCCCTATGCATAGAATGCAACTATATGTCATATGAATAGAGTACATTTTTCACAGAATAGAAGGGACTACTATTTAAGGTTATTCATGCAAAGTATATACCTCAATGGGAACATCATCTGCTACATGTCCTTCCAGTATTAGCATCTTTTTTAGTGATGCAGCAGCGGTTTGGAGTACATGCTTGATCACCTCTCGAGGCCTAAACTTTGTAGCTTCAAGCTTCATAACACCTAGAGAAAGTACTAAACATTCAGCTTCGCAAATCTCAGATACTCACTTAACTCATTTTCAGCATTGAACAAAGAAAGTGATAACTTAGAAAATGATACAAAGAAAGGAATATGAAAAAATTCAGATAAGAAATGTGACAAAAAGGGTCCAACAGTCTACCTGATTCGACTTTGGAGAGGTCGAGGATGTCATTTATTAGTTGAAGGACTAAATCACCCGAAGATAGCATGACACTTAAGAGTTGTTTTTGATCTTTATCGAGCTTTGTAGTTGATAGAATCTCTGCCATACTAACTACGCCAGATAAAGGAGATCTTATCTCATGTGACATTGTTGCTAACATCTGTTTTGCTCTCATTGTCTcctctacaaaaaaaaaattaattgcaaaaaaaatgttgataacCTTCAAAAGAATAAGAATATCATGACATTATTGACCCATTGTTAGTTGgtaccaaaagaaaaaagaaataacttAGAGGGTATCTACGAACAATGCATTTACATGCCCTCAACAGCATTGAACTTTTACGTAGGGTAGAAATATAAACATCAATAAATTGTAACGCTAATGAAGAATGGTATAAGAAATAGTGGATTTTTTTAAACCTAAGATGAAAAAGATAACTGCTAAACCTGTTATATGAATAGTTTTGTTAAGTTCGGTCTCCCTTGCCTTCTGCACAGCTATTTCCTCTCGGAGCTTTGCcatcttttctctctttcttacCTAAAATCACAGCCATTCATGGTAAACATAGTGAATCCCTCTTTACGTAGTTACTTTAGACTCATAACGctttaaaaatatagatatcaacagaccAATAAGGATACATACACAGGTGGCAAAATGGCCGGGTCACTCTTGCTGGTCAACAGGTAAGATTGGGTTGACCTGAACACTTTTTTGTCCATATTCAAATTGTCATTGTTATAACTGACGTGTTTAATATGTTTACAAAAAACTGGAGTATATCACTATAATAACTATAAGTTCTGGATACAGTTTTGTTTGACGTAAATCTAAACTTTATCAGACTTGTAACCCATTTGACCCCGTATACTTTTTAGCTATATCTTTTTGGATCCATTTGAGCCGTTAGGGGTAAACCATAACTGAAACTGACCCATTTATAAGTACGTGATTCGAACTGCACCTTCTAATAAAATATGACAATCTATAACTCTTACTTGGTCGGTTATTTCCATTCCCATATAATTCACACCAATCGCCTCGCCTTCTTTGCTGAAAACGGGTTCAACGTATATCAAGAATGTTTTAGCTCCAAATAATTCGGTCTCAAATGTAATTTCTCTCTTTCCTGGCAATCCTTTTTCAAGAACTTCCCTTTTGAAGTCTTGGGATTCCTTAACACCGCCACCTTTGAATATTTCGGTATCTGTTTTCCCAATAATTTcctaaaacatttaaaaaacatcAGACCTATGAGTGATAAAAAGATGGATCCTTGAAGTTTAAACATGaaattttcacatatataatcAAGGTTTAGTTGCATATAAATTCGATACATTTTAGTCGAATTTCTACTTTGGAAAACCAACTTTATGTTCATCCACAAATTTCTAGAAAAATAGATTTGAGGTGATTTTCGATCCTGATAGCGGTTAATCAGTTTCTTGTACCAATTCAATAAAAGTCAACATTTCAAAGGTACCAACTCTGCATCTTCCATGTCTGTTTTGACCTGGTAACATGTACTACACAGAGTACCTTAAATCGAAAACTTTTGATAATGTGCGGTTTCTTATAAATGAAAACGAAGTTGGTTACCTAAAATAGAAATTGGACCAGAgttggttaattttttattcaaGTAACCCTATAGATAACTGACAATCATATTACCTCCTCTCCCAAACTTGGAAAATGATTATAAATGAATCGATATCTCAAATCTTTATCTTGATGGCCAATGACAACTGGAGCATTCTGAAGAACAAAATGTAGAAAGTTATCAGCCCTTTTCAGAATCTGCGAAAGTTCTTCAACGGGTGATGATTGCTTCTCGAGCATTTTAATGCTTTCCTCCAATTTTTCCAACAGTACTTGCTCCCGTTGGACACTCGCTTCTAACATTTTCTCAAAATGCAAAGCCTGTTGCTTCCAAAACTTAACTGTATCACTATCATAATCATCCTCTATTTCTAATCTTTCATCTTTAGTTATAACATTTTTTCGTCTCTTGGGAACATCTTGAAATATGTCATAAACTTCTTCTAGTATAGAAACTGGGCGTTTGTCACCTCCATATCTTTCATCTTCAAACTGATGTTCTTCCAATATTTCCAATTTCTTGAGCTCAACTTCATGTTGTTGTTTGCTTAGATTCTCGAGTTCTTCCCTTAGAAGTCGTACTACATTTTCTTGTTTCAGTTCCCAGTTTTTTACAAGATATGATAATTGAGAGGACCCTTTCTCAGTATAGTTTGTGAGCTCAAGTAGGCGTTTAAAGTCAACTATAGTTGGTTCTTCTGTAAAAGCCAAATCTTCTAATAAATCTTGATCGGCTCCTGgtttttcaacattaaacttttTCCCAGCTGCATCAATGTCTTCAGGCCACATTGAAGACAAGATTTCAACCTCCATATCTTCGGCATTGTTGTCTTCCATAATAAACTCGAGTTCAGAATAGTTTGGTTAATCATTCAATACTGAGATTCGTGTTATCTGATGATGATATGTAGGCTTCAGCATGCCAAAGTATTTATGCTTGAATTAATTCTGCAAATAAATGGTCAAAAAGTTTTTTGAATGTTCATAGTATCCTTCTGGCGTAAAAAGTCTAGTTGACTTTCAAAGGTCAAATGTAGTAAAGTTCAAATTCAAGTTcccaaattaaaaattattcaagTTCTTATACCTTAATCCATAATGTTTTCTCTAATATACTTGTTAACTCTTAATCCAATGGTTTACCCAAAACAGTAATTTGTTATCCAATTTAGCCATAAAAGTCTCTAATTTGACACAAAAAGTCAAACTGACTATTTTTTGACTAGCAAGTATATATGTAGTGCACAGGCGCTTCAAGGGTCACATTCACAACAATTAGCTATAATATGCATCTTCTCTTACTTGATACTAAACATCTCATATCGCAAACAATCAAATCGTTAATGGAGCTTCCAAGTTGGAAGGGTAGTTCTGATATCCAAATATGTAGGCataattcaataaaataaaCCAACACCCAtaccaaaaacaattttaataattttctcCCATTATGCAAGTAGTAGCTTTACTGGAAATgctaataatttgaataaaaaagTATTCCATATTTAATAATCTTACAAAAAATATTGCACAGTGCCCACATCCTAGAATAATATACAATTAACAACCTTTTTATGAATCaatcaaaagataaaaatttacAGAAGTTTATAGAGCTTTATTGTAACTTATATCATCAAACCAGATAATTACCAGTCAATATGATCCATCGATCCTCGGTTCGCTTTCTGTGTTTGAACAATAGCATTAATACTATCAAATGGAAAATCTTGAGAGCTCAAAATTCTGCAAGGATAGACAAACCCCACAAAATTTAGCCATAAATGATTGAAACCCAGAAATTATTTTAGCTAAAAGTCGGTTACTTGACAACGTACGAAGTTACTAGGCGGGCGAGTCTTTTGACTAAGACATATGCAATGTTATTCAATAATGTTTAATCCTTTTGCAAGAAATGGTTAAATTTAATACaacccaaaaatcattacaactAGAAGTTAGTTACAAACAAAAGGTccaaacttaaaaataataatataaatttggcGGGAGatcaaaataaagaaacatGAAAAAATCAATGATGTTGAATGTGGTATACAAAAAAGGCCAAAACCCAGAAACTATTTGAACAAAATCAacatactcgtattatttaagCTAAAAACTTGTCAAGTTTCAAAATTTAGATAGTGGAGGGGGCCCCAAACCTAAGAAACAGGACAACACTCACTACTAATCAATAATACTATGAAAAAATTGGCCAGAAAACATCAACTAATGATTGAAACCAGCTACCAACTATTTTGGCCCATAACATTGTTGATTGTTGACATTTAGATCAAaagtaagaagaagaagaaaaagaaaaagttctGAAATCTGACCTTGGAATTCATAATGTACAGCAGACATGCATATATTTCTGTGTAGATCTGTAAAGTGTTTTTATGGAAATGGTGATCAGTCAATGAATAAACAAAGACAGAATGCATGTGAAGATGGAAGCTTAAAAGACCATGTGCATTGAActacaatttatatttattttatctatatttatttatatatagtaagtTCTTACAACACATAAATATGTTGCTAACATATGCGTTTCTGACAAATGTGTGGTTTTTTATTCTGACTAAGGCCTCGCCTTGTAAAGGGAAGAGTCTAGAGCTTCTTGACTGCCACATCAGCAGGATTCCCTCAGGACTCTCTCTGTCTATAAAGGCAAGCTTTTTTAGATCTTGGTctcatttttttactttctccctctctctttctctctctctgtTGCATTTTGGTCCCACTCTTGTGCGTCCTTCATCTTCTTGGGGAGGACTAAACTCTTGGATGCACCGTGCCTACAGTGTCGGTCGTATTTGAAGCCAAGGACTACCCAAGGACGCTTTTATAAGCACGGgcctaataataatatactttttatttctattttttttaaagaatcttTAGCTTTAAAGTAGAGAAAAGGATTCCTAATTAGttgaaatttgtttaagtttatgtAAACATATTTAGACAATGTGTATTAATGTATACTAGAAAAGTATCTGCACGATGCGGCGTAATGATGGTGGCGTGGGGAAGCGGCGGTGGCAGAGGTGGTGGCGATGTattggcggcggcggtggcgggTGGTGGTGTCGCGTGGCcagtgacggtggtggtggcggagaTTGGAGGTGGTGGCATTGGCGATTGCTTGTGGCGGCGCAAGCAAGTATTAttggttattgatgtaatttcGTTTTGataaaatgttgaaatttaaaatttagaaaaaaaaaactatatgtttgataatatagtatatctatattatattataaaacaaattttcccTGTCTAACATTTGAAGTTTCAACATTTGCTTTCCCAAAATGTGCCGACTATCTATTctattttatctaaaataaatatattacccTTTCACTCTCCTCAAATACCAAGCAATCATTTTTATTCtatcctccataaatcatttattcctctaattcattcaaaatcttttatctcaaaaaccgtacatcgataaattataaaaattatatgggtgttcttaaaatttcatactctttcatcattcgatatactttcgatgaatttttaaatatgagggcggagcccgtacgactaaggcatttgactatcatactctatgacatatcaactcatTTGAcgtatcacactctatgacctagctataaccccaccatctcaccgccgctacacacgggtacttactcttgttataatatagtatagattaaaggTCGTTGTAttatttcaagaagaaaaatcaatatatatagtttcttgggatttttttttataatataattgaaCAGTTTTTTTTAGAACTTTAAAACAATAATCGAATTTCGAAAAAAATCATCCGTGTCATTTTGAAAAGA
This genomic window contains:
- the LOC122599111 gene encoding histidine kinase 5, with protein sequence MEDNNAEDMEVEILSSMWPEDIDAAGKKFNVEKPGADQDLLEDLAFTEEPTIVDFKRLLELTNYTEKGSSQLSYLVKNWELKQENVVRLLREELENLSKQQHEVELKKLEILEEHQFEDERYGGDKRPVSILEEVYDIFQDVPKRRKNVITKDERLEIEDDYDSDTVKFWKQQALHFEKMLEASVQREQVLLEKLEESIKMLEKQSSPVEELSQILKRADNFLHFVLQNAPVVIGHQDKDLRYRFIYNHFPSLGEEEIIGKTDTEIFKGGGVKESQDFKREVLEKGLPGKREITFETELFGAKTFLIYVEPVFSKEGEAIGVNYMGMEITDQVRKREKMAKLREEIAVQKARETELNKTIHITEETMRAKQMLATMSHEIRSPLSGVVSMAEILSTTKLDKDQKQLLSVMLSSGDLVLQLINDILDLSKVESGVMKLEATKFRPREVIKHVLQTAAASLKKMLILEGHVADDVPIEVIGDVLRIRQILTNLISNAVKFTHQGKVKINLYVIADPSPEDQQKLKTDTYEQLLPTGSNVLLDEHMGNGPKSHETVVWIRCDVQDTGIGIPETALPSLFKKYMQAGADTARKYGGTGLGLAICKQLVELMGGRLTVSSKENCGSTFTFILPYKVPNACESSDENDEFQDVDDNGSIEDDVTCGFFQFSPRTLGTLFSSNGSSQTHKLTGNVIGNEKLDVSSIVAESNTDHDIQDRSFHDPCVQKNRPSSMDLTRENSGKSLGCNSSNLEEVSKTSARPKILLVEDHVVNVMVAKRMMKQLNQDMDIVNNGVEAVRAVQRCEYALILMDVCMPVMDGLQATRLIRSYERTGSWDEARLAAVELQDLPSGNQILMEPRKRIPIIAMTANAMSESAEECFANGMDSFVTKPVTLQNLKQCLEQYLPS